The genomic segment ACCGCCAATCGACTTCCACAACGACTCGCGATAGTTCAGGTCGAATGATATGGGCGTCTCAGTATCCCAGGCCACCTGCATCGCTTCTAGTGCCACGTCCGCCGTCGACTCGGACAACGCCGCAAAAATCCCGCCTGTATGGAACCAGCGCGCGCCGTTCCGCTCGCCGAAGATCGCCTTCCAGTCGAAGTCGCCGCGCTTCACCTGGCTCATCGCGGTATGTCCGCGATCGCTGCATCCAGCCGCCGCGCGCATGCCGAATCCGCGCTCCGTGAAGTTCAGTCCGTTCCGCACTTCGCGGCCAACACCGTCATATTTCACCCAGCGGAGAAGGGAACTGTCCACGCCGCCCTGCAGGATCAGATCCTCCACCAGCCGGCCCGTCGCGTTGTCGGCCAGTGCAGTTGCTATCGCAGTCTTGAGCCCGAAACAACGCCGAAGCCCGCGAGCCACGTTGTACTCGCCGCCGCCCTCCCACACATCGAACCGCCGCGTGGTGTGTATTCGCCCTTCACCGGGATCGAGCCGCAACATCACTTCGCCCAGGCTCAAACAATCCCATCTGCGGGATTCAGGAACAACAATCGTATCCATCGAGCTCCCTTGGAAATGCCTATAGACCACTCTAACGCAGTGGCCATACCCCAAAGCGGTGCGCTCCGCCAAGCATGAGTAAATCGACTTACATGATAGATTTCTTGCGTCGGCAGGAAGTACTCATGACCGCACTCCACCCCATCCTGTAAAGTGAACCGGTGTACGGGAGTCATACAAAATGAGCAAGCTATTTGATCTGAAGGGCCGCGTTGCCGTGGTCACTGGCGGCACGACAGGCCTTGGCCACGCCATCGCACTTGGCCTAGCTGAAGCAGGAGCCGACG from the Occallatibacter riparius genome contains:
- a CDS encoding sugar kinase, producing the protein MDTIVVPESRRWDCLSLGEVMLRLDPGEGRIHTTRRFDVWEGGGEYNVARGLRRCFGLKTAIATALADNATGRLVEDLILQGGVDSSLLRWVKYDGVGREVRNGLNFTERGFGMRAAAGCSDRGHTAMSQVKRGDFDWKAIFGERNGARWFHTGGIFAALSESTADVALEAMQVAWDTETPISFDLNYRESLWKSIGGKERAQEVNRELVRKVDVLLGNEEDFSAMLGVEIKGVTEDFGELPIASYEEMLREVAAAYPNLKVVASTLRTAHTATRNAWGAIALYNGEIAHVPQREIEIFDRVGGGDSFASGLVYGFLAGKGFEWAVKCGVAHGALAMTTPGDTSMASLAEVERAMKGGGARIAR